From Spirosoma aerolatum, one genomic window encodes:
- a CDS encoding vWA domain-containing protein: MKGFQFSDYIPPEQKGGSNFDKLLNIFQQLLLMTSGDVEQAMSWMSQLDRQYGLTDDKYGIGNFFDDLKEKGYITEENQEGRIVMTPKSEQTIRRSALEEIFGKLKRSKSGGNHNTPYTGTGDELSSDLRSYQFGDTLEQISMTESIKNAQINSGVEEFRLMERDLEVTEKEQKTQTSTVLMIDISHSMILYGEDRITPAKKVALALVELVKQKYPKDTLDIVVFGNDAWQIQAKDLPYLEVGPYHTNTVAGLELSMDLLRRRKNKNKQIFMITDGKPTCLKEGIKYYKNSFGLDRKVVSKTLTLAAQCRRLDIPITTFMIASDPYLKQFVQEFTKVNNGRAYYSGLQGLGNMMFEDFQRNRRKNIK, encoded by the coding sequence ATGAAAGGCTTTCAATTTTCCGACTATATACCTCCTGAGCAGAAAGGAGGCAGCAACTTCGACAAGCTGCTCAACATTTTTCAGCAGCTGCTGCTCATGACCTCCGGTGATGTGGAACAGGCTATGTCGTGGATGAGTCAGCTCGACCGGCAGTATGGCCTTACCGACGATAAGTACGGCATCGGTAACTTCTTCGACGACCTCAAAGAAAAGGGGTATATCACGGAAGAAAACCAGGAAGGCCGCATTGTGATGACGCCAAAGAGTGAGCAAACCATTCGGCGAAGTGCGCTGGAAGAAATCTTCGGTAAGCTCAAACGCTCTAAATCGGGCGGCAATCACAATACGCCCTATACCGGCACTGGCGACGAGCTAAGCAGTGACCTTCGCAGCTACCAGTTTGGTGATACGCTGGAACAGATTTCGATGACCGAATCGATCAAAAACGCGCAGATCAACAGCGGTGTCGAAGAGTTTCGGCTGATGGAGCGCGATCTGGAGGTTACGGAAAAAGAACAGAAAACCCAGACATCGACCGTGCTGATGATCGACATTAGCCACTCGATGATTCTGTACGGCGAAGACCGGATTACACCCGCCAAAAAAGTAGCGTTGGCCCTGGTCGAACTGGTTAAACAGAAGTATCCGAAAGACACGCTCGATATTGTGGTATTTGGCAACGATGCCTGGCAGATTCAGGCGAAAGATCTGCCGTATCTGGAAGTTGGCCCTTATCATACCAACACCGTAGCCGGGCTCGAACTATCGATGGACCTGCTTCGTCGGCGAAAAAACAAGAACAAGCAGATTTTCATGATTACGGACGGGAAACCGACCTGTTTGAAAGAAGGCATCAAATACTACAAAAACTCGTTCGGTCTAGACCGGAAAGTCGTGAGCAAAACCCTGACGCTGGCTGCCCAATGTCGTCGACTGGATATTCCGATTACTACATTCATGATTGCCTCCGACCCCTATCTGAAACAATTCGTGCAGGAATTCACGAAAGTCAATAATGGTCGGGCCTATTATAGTGGCTTACAGGGCCTGGGCAACATGATGTTTGAGGATTTTCAGCGCAACCGCCGGAAGAATATCAAGTAA
- a CDS encoding SGNH/GDSL hydrolase family protein, with amino-acid sequence MKVILIGGCHVGNYAIAPHLGFVQKWTEHLAYLTDEPIQTLCHSMVSLSQVADLITQHRVELMQADQIVLQLGHYELSWRKCFRELFQHQLFSPTPKPYQPKPLPNITGTAPIPYQQKLKNWFKAAFLTLYKTQNSQLPYLKQFDQRLTQTLALLAPYGAKVIVMTPFPSLHAVDQWLRRESIPFICKCARQNGFRLVDTFSAIPRQAAYFLADGAHLNARGHAIVALLLSQLPVYTTLLEEINCL; translated from the coding sequence ATGAAAGTAATCCTTATTGGCGGTTGTCATGTTGGCAACTACGCTATAGCTCCTCATCTTGGCTTTGTCCAAAAATGGACCGAACATTTAGCCTATCTGACAGACGAACCCATCCAAACCCTATGCCATAGCATGGTCAGCCTGAGTCAGGTAGCTGATTTGATTACGCAACACAGGGTCGAACTGATGCAGGCCGACCAGATTGTTCTTCAACTGGGCCATTATGAGCTTTCCTGGCGCAAATGTTTTCGGGAGCTTTTTCAACACCAGCTTTTTTCGCCAACGCCAAAGCCCTATCAGCCCAAACCCTTGCCGAACATTACCGGAACGGCACCGATTCCCTATCAGCAAAAGCTAAAGAATTGGTTCAAAGCGGCCTTCCTGACGCTTTACAAAACCCAGAATAGCCAGCTTCCATATTTAAAGCAATTCGACCAACGGTTGACACAAACCTTGGCTTTATTGGCTCCATACGGAGCTAAAGTAATTGTTATGACACCTTTCCCTAGCTTACACGCTGTAGATCAATGGCTTCGCCGGGAAAGTATTCCTTTTATTTGCAAGTGTGCCCGGCAGAATGGATTTCGGCTGGTCGACACGTTTAGCGCCATTCCCCGGCAAGCGGCTTATTTTCTAGCCGATGGAGCACACCTGAATGCACGGGGCCATGCGATTGTTGCGCTTCTTTTGAGCCAACTACCCGTTTACACAACCCTCCTGGAAGAAATCAATTGTCTATAA
- a CDS encoding LytR/AlgR family response regulator transcription factor, which translates to MTLTAIAIDDEPQALEVIRLHAARISFLDLKATFTDAFEAITWLQTYKVDLLFLDIKMPDISGIDVVKCLSRVPMIIFTTAYSSYAVEGFNLDAVDYLLKPFPLTRFLKACNKALEHKTARIGIEPAFLFIKTGYDEEKVMLEDILYIEADGNYLTFVLKTRKLLSRQTMTELQQLLPADQFVRVHRSYLIAIHKIDKIGRQELTIAGKQIPIGASYEEAVAGIRARITQQ; encoded by the coding sequence ATGACGTTAACCGCAATCGCTATCGACGACGAACCACAGGCGCTGGAAGTGATCCGGCTACATGCCGCCCGGATAAGTTTTTTGGACCTGAAAGCCACGTTTACCGACGCGTTCGAAGCTATTACCTGGCTACAGACCTATAAAGTGGACTTGCTCTTTCTGGACATTAAAATGCCCGACATTTCCGGTATTGATGTGGTCAAGTGCCTGTCTAGAGTACCAATGATTATCTTCACAACCGCCTATTCGAGCTATGCCGTTGAAGGCTTCAATCTGGACGCAGTCGACTATCTGTTAAAACCGTTTCCACTGACACGGTTTTTGAAAGCCTGCAATAAGGCGCTGGAGCATAAAACCGCACGCATCGGCATAGAACCGGCATTTCTGTTCATCAAAACAGGGTATGACGAAGAAAAGGTTATGCTGGAGGATATTTTATACATTGAAGCCGATGGAAACTACCTGACGTTTGTACTTAAAACCCGAAAGCTCCTGAGCCGACAAACCATGACCGAGCTTCAGCAACTTTTGCCTGCGGATCAATTTGTCCGGGTTCATCGTTCTTATCTGATTGCCATTCATAAAATTGATAAAATCGGTCGCCAGGAGCTTACGATAGCAGGCAAACAAATTCCTATCGGGGCTTCCTATGAAGAGGCTGTAGCGGGCATACGCGCCAGGATTACCCAGCAGTGA
- a CDS encoding uracil-DNA glycosylase family protein, whose translation MPTFADQAIAYYNSLIVPTNLPAGVEVLNPYQAPDVRRIIGEFYGKFFNDNQPRVFVLGINPGRFGAGVTGISFTTPQNLRRYCHIANTLADTPELSSRFIYQVVDAFGGAEAFYGQFFLTSLFPLALTKSGKNYNFYDDRITTEALWPIITETVRTQIDFGCDRRVAVCLGKKNEAYLKRLNDQQGFFERIVTLDHPRYILQYRTKDAPLYLEKYIATLHDCLVNNP comes from the coding sequence ATGCCAACCTTTGCCGATCAGGCGATTGCCTATTACAATTCCCTTATTGTTCCTACAAATCTTCCGGCTGGGGTGGAGGTTCTGAATCCTTACCAGGCCCCGGATGTACGCCGGATTATTGGGGAATTTTACGGCAAGTTTTTTAACGATAATCAGCCGCGCGTATTTGTTTTAGGCATCAATCCGGGTCGGTTTGGTGCGGGCGTGACCGGCATTTCATTTACCACCCCACAAAACCTGCGTCGCTACTGCCACATTGCCAATACCCTCGCCGACACTCCCGAACTATCCAGCCGATTTATCTATCAGGTTGTAGACGCATTTGGCGGAGCTGAAGCGTTTTATGGACAGTTTTTTCTAACCTCACTGTTTCCTCTTGCCCTGACGAAAAGCGGAAAAAACTATAACTTTTACGACGACCGTATCACCACGGAAGCGCTCTGGCCAATCATTACCGAAACCGTTCGAACCCAGATCGACTTTGGGTGCGACCGCCGGGTGGCCGTATGCCTGGGAAAGAAAAATGAAGCGTATCTGAAACGGTTGAACGACCAGCAAGGCTTTTTCGAACGAATCGTAACCCTCGACCACCCCCGTTATATTTTGCAGTACAGAACAAAAGACGCTCCGCTTTATCTGGAGAAATACATAGCTACCCTGCACGATTGCCTTGTCAATAATCCATAA
- a CDS encoding PIN domain-containing protein, translated as MIRTYYLGSLLPKQGFQFLDIEPSDLHTLYTLPMHHGDPFDRMIIAQAIARSWPVVSDGGKFNQYPVNLIVG; from the coding sequence TTGATACGCACATATTACTTAGGTTCGCTGCTACCGAAGCAAGGATTCCAATTCCTGGATATCGAACCGAGTGATTTGCATACACTTTATACATTGCCAATGCACCACGGTGATCCATTTGACCGAATGATTATTGCTCAAGCCATTGCCCGCTCATGGCCTGTTGTTTCAGACGGTGGGAAATTCAATCAGTATCCGGTTAACTTAATAGTTGGTTAA
- a CDS encoding CocE/NonD family hydrolase has translation MKQYSSLTSLLLTFLIGHICLAQAPQEDLFKKLQEIAIIEQKVMMPMRDGIRLATDIYRPKTDQKVPIIFSKTPYNFNAWGDGEQRQNSYQAALDAVKRGYAYVVQNERGKFFSEGEWDILGPPTTDGYDAFSWMAKQPWSNGKIGTYGCSSTAEWQMAVAALDHPAHAAMVPMGFGAGVGRVGSFYEQGNWYRGGAQQMLFTTWLYGTQTDLFARPLFPKTATSDDLTRVSRFYDLAPEMPRVDWAQGLKHLPVQDIIKNVNGQKGVYEKMIVRKPNDPDWYKGGLYHDNMPFGVPSFWFASWYDVSTGPNLALFNHVRKNATDPQVRDNQYLVIAPTLHCAYKRATENTVVGERSVGDARLDYDGLIYGWFDYWLKSENNDVLKKTPHVRYYTMGSNKWQTADTWPPANAELTTYYLSSNGRANSLYGDGKLITKPLGKDEKPDAFTYDPMYPVPSYGGNVCCAGNSVQGGSFDQHQMETRQDILVYTTEPFADGIEVTGSIESTLYVSSDAKDTDFTVKLIDVYPDGKAYNLDETILRARYREGFDKEVWMDKGKIYKLALSPMSTSNYFAPGHRIRVEISSSNFPRFDRNLNTGGNNYDETKAVVAHNQVFHSAQYPSQIRLPIVKK, from the coding sequence ATGAAACAGTACTCCTCTTTGACAAGCCTATTACTCACTTTCCTGATCGGTCACATTTGTCTGGCTCAGGCCCCGCAGGAAGACCTTTTCAAAAAACTTCAGGAAATTGCCATCATCGAGCAGAAAGTGATGATGCCCATGCGCGATGGCATCCGGCTCGCTACCGACATTTATCGGCCTAAAACCGATCAAAAAGTCCCAATTATTTTCTCCAAAACGCCTTATAACTTCAACGCCTGGGGCGATGGCGAACAACGGCAAAACTCGTATCAGGCGGCTCTGGATGCCGTAAAACGAGGCTACGCGTATGTTGTTCAGAATGAACGGGGTAAGTTTTTCTCCGAAGGCGAATGGGATATTCTTGGCCCACCAACAACCGATGGGTATGATGCCTTTAGCTGGATGGCCAAACAACCCTGGTCGAATGGGAAGATTGGCACCTACGGCTGCTCATCCACAGCCGAATGGCAAATGGCGGTAGCGGCTCTGGATCACCCAGCACATGCCGCCATGGTTCCGATGGGCTTTGGCGCTGGCGTAGGGCGGGTAGGGTCGTTTTATGAGCAGGGCAACTGGTACCGGGGCGGTGCTCAGCAAATGCTGTTTACAACCTGGCTATATGGTACACAAACTGATTTGTTTGCCCGGCCACTCTTCCCAAAAACCGCTACCAGTGACGACCTAACCCGTGTATCGCGCTTTTATGACTTAGCTCCCGAAATGCCCCGCGTCGATTGGGCGCAAGGCCTGAAGCATTTACCCGTCCAGGACATCATCAAAAATGTGAATGGTCAGAAGGGCGTTTACGAGAAAATGATCGTTCGCAAACCGAACGATCCCGACTGGTATAAAGGGGGGCTATACCATGATAACATGCCGTTTGGCGTGCCGAGTTTCTGGTTTGCTTCCTGGTATGATGTTTCGACTGGGCCAAATCTGGCGCTGTTCAATCACGTTCGAAAAAACGCAACCGATCCACAGGTGCGCGACAATCAGTATTTAGTGATTGCTCCGACCCTGCATTGCGCTTACAAACGCGCCACCGAAAACACCGTAGTAGGCGAACGTAGTGTTGGCGATGCCCGGCTGGACTATGACGGTCTGATTTATGGCTGGTTCGATTATTGGCTCAAAAGCGAAAACAACGATGTATTGAAAAAGACTCCGCACGTCCGCTATTATACGATGGGCTCGAACAAGTGGCAAACGGCCGACACCTGGCCTCCAGCCAATGCTGAACTGACGACCTATTACCTTTCCAGCAACGGACGGGCAAACAGTTTATACGGCGATGGCAAGCTAATCACAAAGCCCCTTGGCAAAGACGAGAAACCCGACGCCTTCACCTACGATCCGATGTATCCGGTGCCATCTTACGGCGGCAATGTCTGCTGCGCGGGTAATTCCGTACAGGGTGGGTCGTTCGATCAGCATCAGATGGAAACCCGCCAGGATATTCTGGTCTATACCACCGAACCGTTTGCCGATGGCATTGAAGTAACGGGATCTATCGAATCGACACTCTATGTTTCGTCTGATGCAAAAGACACCGATTTTACCGTTAAGCTGATTGATGTATACCCCGACGGCAAAGCCTACAATCTGGACGAAACCATACTGCGGGCTCGTTATCGTGAAGGGTTCGACAAAGAAGTCTGGATGGACAAAGGAAAAATTTACAAACTCGCCCTAAGCCCGATGTCGACCAGTAATTATTTTGCACCGGGGCACCGGATTCGGGTTGAAATATCGAGTAGTAACTTTCCCCGATTTGATCGAAACCTCAATACAGGTGGCAATAACTACGACGAAACCAAGGCTGTTGTAGCTCACAATCAAGTGTTCCATTCGGCACAATATCCATCCCAAATTCGTTTACCTATCGTGAAGAAGTAA
- a CDS encoding lipocalin family protein → MKNMNAIRLMAWALVLALPMWFSSCKNGGDTNVTPSTSAVEGSWRISGYKIDPSIDLGNGQKTNDLLSLYKAYPGGSDIVDCLTTTVVTFNSGGKITGKAGPKCNTSMDDVNPIEDNSTWKLDGTKLTITSGTDVSVYTATVSGNTLKLSSQEAEDLDGDGKDETYTYTMELTKV, encoded by the coding sequence ATGAAAAATATGAATGCAATTCGGTTAATGGCATGGGCACTGGTACTCGCCCTGCCCATGTGGTTTAGTAGTTGTAAAAACGGTGGTGATACCAATGTGACTCCATCGACATCGGCCGTAGAAGGAAGTTGGCGGATTTCAGGGTATAAAATTGATCCATCCATCGATCTGGGAAATGGTCAGAAGACAAATGATTTACTGAGCCTGTACAAAGCATATCCCGGCGGCAGCGATATTGTCGATTGCCTGACCACTACGGTAGTCACGTTCAATAGCGGTGGTAAAATAACGGGTAAAGCAGGGCCCAAATGCAACACGTCGATGGATGATGTAAATCCAATTGAAGATAATTCAACCTGGAAACTGGACGGGACTAAACTGACGATTACCAGCGGTACCGACGTATCGGTCTATACGGCAACGGTAAGTGGTAACACATTGAAATTGTCGAGCCAGGAAGCTGAAGATCTGGATGGCGACGGCAAAGATGAGACGTATACGTATACGATGGAATTAACGAAGGTATAG
- a CDS encoding heavy metal-binding domain-containing protein produces the protein MLITTTPNIEHKQITKYIGLVNGEAIIGANLVKDFFTSIKDVVGGHSGAYVQALREAKSIAIKEMIDQASRLGANAIIGVDLDYQTIGSNGAMLMVSANGTAVVVE, from the coding sequence ATGCTAATAACAACTACGCCTAATATTGAACACAAACAGATTACAAAATACATTGGTCTGGTTAATGGTGAAGCCATCATCGGTGCCAACCTCGTAAAAGACTTTTTCACCTCTATAAAAGATGTAGTAGGTGGTCATAGCGGGGCTTATGTACAAGCCCTACGCGAAGCCAAAAGTATCGCGATCAAAGAAATGATCGATCAGGCATCCCGGCTCGGGGCCAACGCCATTATTGGTGTCGATTTGGATTATCAGACGATTGGTAGCAATGGAGCTATGCTTATGGTCAGTGCCAATGGTACGGCTGTGGTTGTCGAATAG
- a CDS encoding aspartate carbamoyltransferase catalytic subunit, giving the protein MAQSLSVRHLVGIKDLTESDIQLILETASQFKEVINRPIKKVPSLRDVTIANVFFENSTRTRLSFELAEKRLSADVVNFSASGSSVKKGETLLDTVNNILAMKVDMVVMRHSSPGAPHYLTRHIKANVVNAGDGTHEHPTQALLDSFSIREKLGDVAGKRIAIIGDITHSRVALSNIFCLQKQGAEVMVCGPKTLIPKYIEALGVKVGHDVRAALAWCDVANVLRIQLERQQIKYFPSLREYSLFFGISKQMLDDLDRPIVLMHPGPINRGVELTSDAADSAHSIILDQVENGVAVRMAVLYLLAQL; this is encoded by the coding sequence ATGGCCCAATCGCTCAGCGTCCGCCATTTGGTGGGCATCAAAGACCTGACCGAGTCTGATATTCAGCTCATTCTGGAAACGGCCAGTCAGTTTAAGGAAGTCATCAATCGACCGATCAAAAAAGTCCCGTCCCTGCGCGATGTGACGATTGCCAACGTTTTTTTCGAAAATTCGACCCGTACGCGACTCTCGTTTGAGCTGGCCGAAAAAAGACTCTCGGCCGATGTGGTCAATTTTTCGGCGTCGGGGAGTTCGGTCAAAAAAGGCGAAACTCTACTAGATACGGTCAATAACATTCTGGCCATGAAGGTCGATATGGTGGTGATGCGGCACAGCAGCCCCGGTGCTCCTCATTACCTGACCCGGCACATCAAAGCCAATGTCGTCAACGCGGGCGATGGCACCCACGAGCACCCTACGCAAGCCCTGCTCGACTCCTTTTCGATCCGCGAAAAACTGGGCGATGTAGCCGGAAAACGCATAGCGATCATTGGCGATATTACGCACTCCCGCGTAGCACTGTCCAACATTTTCTGTTTGCAAAAACAGGGCGCCGAGGTAATGGTTTGCGGCCCCAAAACACTGATTCCTAAATACATTGAAGCACTAGGCGTAAAAGTCGGGCATGATGTTCGGGCAGCACTGGCCTGGTGCGATGTAGCCAACGTACTACGCATTCAGTTAGAACGGCAGCAAATCAAATATTTTCCTTCACTTCGGGAATACTCGCTGTTTTTCGGCATCTCCAAACAGATGCTCGACGACCTCGACCGACCTATCGTACTGATGCATCCCGGTCCCATCAACCGGGGCGTCGAACTTACTTCCGATGCCGCAGATTCGGCGCACAGCATCATTCTCGACCAGGTCGAAAACGGTGTAGCGGTTCGGATGGCAGTACTGTACCTGCTGGCGCAGTTGTAA